TGGAAAGGGACGCAAGCTCATCTCTTTCTGCTTAGATAAAAATCTCTCTGGACCCCCAAACAATCTCATTGTAATGAACCCCAACACTCAAGCTCAGAAGGGATCTTGCGGGTCACTTGTTTGACCACCCTTCTAAGGCAGCCTATACTATCTTGGGACAGCTTTGATAGAAAGTTCTTTCTAATATCAAAACCCAAGTTGGCTTCCCTGGAGATTCCATCACTGGCCAAGGCACTGCCCTTCGTGATCCCACAGAACAAGCCTGCCCTTCTTCTGCACAGCATACATTCAGCATTTCGTGCCAGTgaatatttttctcccttgtaGTCTCTTCTCCGAAGTTGTCCTACTGTGGAGATGCCCATTGGATGAGTCCTAGAggctcattcattccacaaacacttATAGGGTGTGAAGCAGGTACTAGGCACTGAATTGCTAGTTGATGACCCAATGATGAGCAAACACACAAGTTGCTGCTTCCAGGGATCTTGCAGTCCCTTGGCAGTGCCTCCTTCAGACCTATGGCCCCATGCTGGCCCTTCTTCAGCTGCACCCATCCCATAGGATGAGGAGTCTGCAGGGGCAAGGAGACATGCCCCTCTTCTAGAACAAGCTCCAATTACCTGAAAACCTGGAATCCCTGCCTATTCAGCCTTGAGCCTGCTCCTAGAACCTTGAGGGTTCTCTTATTCAGGTTCAAAGGGAGAGGGGCAAGGGGCAGCTATTTGAGTGGTGGTATGAATAGAGCTTGGATAAGCCAGCTGGAGTGTTCACACACGTGTGTCCAAGGCTCATGATGGTGCAGGATGGAGCCAGCAGTGGAAAGAGAATCAGAGTGCCTGTAGACCAAGGGCCAAATATCCCCATTTGGCTAGCACAGAATTCAGAGGAATCTAAGAGTTCTAAATTCAAAGCTGTCTTCTAGTTTGTTTTGAAGGCATATTTGTCAGAAGAGGAGGATAAAAGGCCTTTTGTTTAACAGTTTGTTCGCTGGATTTATTTTGGCCTGTGGTATGTGAGCCTCCACCTATACTCCTGCCCTACGGTCCATAAATGTTAGGGATGGGTCTATTCTCTGTGGAGACAGATGACAATTAAATAATCACACAAAGAAATGCACAATTGAACTAGGGTGCTAAGAAAATTATACGCCACTGAGTCTCTCCTAAAATGCTGAACTTGAGCTCCATTCTCATTGCATCTTTGGGTTTCCAGATTCCCCTGAGCCCTACAAAGCCCTTCTCTTACTCCCCAAGGACTCAAAACATTGGCTAAAGTATTCCACACTACTCTTGCCCCTAGTGAGCACAGAGCTCCAGGGAAGTGAACCCAAGAAGAATAAGGGAGGCAAACCAAGCCTGTTAATCTCTTCCAGACTCGCTTCCTGTCTTCCACTGGGTCCAAAACAGGTGCCCCCACCATCACTGCCATGGATTTCATCTTTGTACCCACCTCCAGGTGCTCCACAGCTGACCCAGCCTAAGAGGTGTTTTCACATCTCTTATGCTTCCAGCTGTCTAAACTCAACCTAAGTCTATTTCTTCTCATTTGGTCTTCAGCCCCAacagagaagccttctctgactaaTTGGGGAAAAGGTAGCAAATTCCTCCACTTGTCTCTCTGAATAGGAATCCCACACACTAGCCGCTTTTAAACATGCATCTCTTTCTTGTACCAAATGTTACTGTAATTCACCTGCGACTCACTGTCTGTGTGTTCTTGATCTCTATCAGCCTCTGTGATGTCTAGGCTAGATTGTGAaactcccagagggcagggccacaTCTGCGCTGTGTCTCCAGACCCTGCTCCACAGAGCAGCAGGCAtaagtaggcacttaataaagaCTTTTGATGATGGAAACAGAGAAGCAGCACTCTGTGCCTAGAGCATTGTGAGAGCACAAGAAGCAATCTACTATCACAGCCAGACCACAGCCACAGCAGTCTTCCTGCCAGCCTGGGACCTGggcacatttttccttttaaatgaggCAGGGGGAGCACTCTCTTGCCTCTGAgataacaatgacaacaaaacacTGTGACAGCACTCCTCTAACCTGATGATCAGAATGACCTTATAAATCGAAGACTGTCATTATTCTCctggttttacaaatgaggaagctgaggtacAGAGGCTGTGCAACTTGTTCAAGCCTCAAACTGGGGCCATCTGGCTTCAGAATCTCAGCTTGCCTCATGGTACACTGCTCCTTAAAGTGAACTAGTGCAGCTTCACCCAACCTGAATGAACGGCTCAGAGGAGGAGAATGGCTACTCAGCAAGCTGTCCAGCGTGGAACCAAGTTGGCTCTCGTAAGCATTTTTTCAcaccccatccccctccctcctgtcctctcttctgtttctcaaaCATGCTAAGCTTGTTCACAGTTAGGGCTTTGAACCTACTctttcctccacctggaatgctcttAGCCCAGACCTAGGCATCGCCGGGTCCTTCTCATCGTTTAGATGTCAGCTCAGATGGCACATTCGTAGGAAGGTTGTTCCTGATCACTCTATCTATTGTAGCTGCATGTTTCCCAAGCCCTCcattctttcattatttcctattttactttcattttcctcttttactttcaTCATGGCATGCAACACCATCTGAAATCACTTTGTTTATCCACTAGTTTACTTGTCTATTTCTGTGTCTCCACTAGGACATCAGCTTCAGGAGAACAGAGATCtcgtctgttttgttcactcctgGATAGTCAGTGCCTggaacagcatctggcacactGTAGATGCacagtaaacatttgttaaataaatgcaCGCATGAATGAAGGGCTGCAAAGTCCTTTATAGATATGTGCAAAGGTGGAACTAGCTGGCTCCTTCATTTGCTCCTCATCACATACATTACAAGCCCTTGGCAGGAAGAGACCAATCTTCATCTTTGGCAGTCTTTTAACCCATGGAGCAGTGGCGAATGACTGGGGAGCTGTTCAGTTCCTTTGTTTGGGCAGAGAAGAGACCAAGACATTCAGCTCCTGAGATTGCAGACTGTCTGCACTCCTTCAGGCCCACATGTGGACAACTGCTGGACAGCTCTCTCCCTgaccagctctctctctctctctctcccatctctaGAGAGttttccccatctcctcccctttGTCTCCCTTCCTCGTTGAAATGCTGtgaaggaaaatgagcaaaagtggGGAAATGTGTCCCCCACATCAAACACACATTACTCTTATTACTACTATGACTCGATCTCATTAAAATCTCCTGGCTCCTGCACAGATAAGGCAGACCCCAAAATGTAATAATCATATACAGGACGTGCTTCATTTGATCCAGTCTTAATGCTGACATGACCTCCTATTCCTCCCACATAATAATAGAGCCCATTCCTTTATTGATGTTAGCTTTATTATTCAATGCTTTATGTATGACACATCATGAAAAATAGcaaacaagaaaggaaagctcCTGACCTCCAACCAGACCCTGTATCACGTGAGGATATTTCACAATATTCCtagtcatccatttctttttcttttttcaacaaaatactgCTTTTCCATGACGAAAATACATGCCACTATATATTAATTCCCTTCAAGGCATTTTCACACTCATTATCTTCTGGATCTTCCCAATACGCTTATAAGGAAAGAAGGGGGGCACAAAAAGGTGTCTGCAAATCACAGAAGTTGGAAAAGGGGCCCAGAGGCACACAGTGATTTGGAAAAGTTCCCACAGTAGGTGCAATATCATCCAGAACAGGCTCCGAGTCCTGCTGCTTTCTAGGGACAAGGGTGCTCTTGCCAGAAGCCACACTCCTGACAGCCCCTGTGACATACAGACCTGAGCCAGCCaatatggaagaagaaagaaatagtttAAGGAATTAGGAAGCTAAATAACTCTTTCTTTTAGGAAAGATGAGGCTCCCAATTGGGGCAAGATGCTGACAAGGAGCACCCAAAAGTGAGGCGTCACTCTGGCTCTCAGTCAAACCACCCGATCTTGTGTCTCTGCTGGAGATCTGGCActggaagtggagagaagggTTGAAAGAAGGGCACTGAGCAGGCACGCTGGACCTCCTCACCTGATGGGATTCCTCAGCTCTGGGTAGCACTTCTTCTGGGACTTCAGGCAATCCTAGCCACGAGAAGGAAGAACCCAGCCTTCAGCCTCTCAGAGATATTTATTCATGCTGAGATCTACATAATCTCCCTTCATAATGCCCAGGCTGTGTCCCCAGTCATCATCTGTCcctgaagtgacttgcccattcAGAGCAaagacaaaatgaatgaaattgtcAGCTAAGCCTGCCTCTCACAGAGCAAGCCCTCAGCAAGAACCAGAGCCACTCAGAGCACCAGTCCGGCATCCTACTGCACTGCATCTTGTTCAAGGAGCACCCGGAAGTCTTCTCTCCACTTCTGGGAAACCACTGAAGAAGTGGCTGAGTGACCATATACCCCTCCCCAGGGTGCACCTGAAGCTTCCTTCTCCAGCATCACTAACTAGATCAGATTTTCAGGTGAGCTCTTTCTATCTGGGATTCTCCGGAAAGTGTTGCCATGATTCATGACTCTTGGAGAATGTACACATGCTATCCAGCATTGCAGAAACTACATTAGAAGTGGAGCTgaaaggggtggggtgaggatgtCTGTGAAAATCTTAATAAATGGGGTAGGGAGAGGCCCCAGACTTGGGAAGATGCTGGTCCATGAGGTACTTGGAATGCCCTATCCTGGATGGAGAGAGTATAAGGGACATTCTAAGTTCCTGTGCTTCAAGCCTGAGAAGGGGAGTGGATATGACAAGATTCCCTACTCCCTTCCTCATATCCCTTAAACTCACTCTCACCTCACTTACATACTTGCTTTCAACCTAGGAAAAACTTGAATCTACCAAGAAGTGTCTTAGCAAACTGTATAGTCTTCTTGGACCTAGAattcctctccatttcttcctcagTGACTAAAACACACTGCTGAGGATATCAACATAATACAGGAGAGGGTAGTCTCAAAGTGAAAGAACAGGCACAGGCCTGTTGGGTTTCAGTCTATGAGAACAGGGGAAGAGGACAAGATGCCCGCACTCTTAGAGAGGGAAGAAGTTGTAATCTGGGATTGAGGATGGGCTGGGGaaacaacaaataagaaaaaagggtATCTTGGCAACAAGCATGAATGTACCACTAAGTTCCTTCATTTCATCGCTTCTGAATTCTGTATCTTCTATTCTGAGGATGCCTATGGAATTTTTGGATTGAATTGAAAACACTAGCATTGGAAGGAAAATGCAAAAACTTGGGTACAGCTGAGCCACCAAACAGGTTCCACCAGGAACCAGACACTTCTTGGGCAAACTTAACCATAAGAAACATCATTGAGGAGCCCTTAAAACTTATAGTCCTCATGCTAGAGACAGTATAATGGTTTCCCAGGGCAAGCAAGCAAGTAGCAATCTGCAAGACCTGGGGAGATACCACAAGGaagcaggagaagggaaaaagggTCTCACCTGTTCTGGCCCCTGGAAACAGATGCGGCAGAGCGGGGTCCTCATGCCACTGTCCAGGCTGCTGCCCAGTGAGTAGCGATCTTCAGCCTTCCCCTTACAGAAGTCATCTGAGGAGGCACTGCTGAACAGTGAGGCAGGTGGCTCTGTGGCTGTTCCACCCCAGTCATCTTCCACAGAGGGTGGCAAaggtggaggaggtggcagaggaggggtctccctgcccaccccttcTCGAGGGCCCCTCCAGCCTGCCCACCCCCCGGCACCCAGAGCCGGAAGGGTGTTGTTGTTGGCCGCCAAACCGGGGGGCTGGGGGTCGCCGTGCATGGGCAGGGGCGCTGGAGGGGGGCGCCGCAGTAGGAAAACCTTCAGGTCATTGAAGAGCATGCGGCAGCGGCACTTGAGGAGACCCTGGTGGCGCAACATCTGGGGAGCCGGGGCGCACAATCCACAGGGGTACCaggcacagcagcagcagcaccaccaccaccagagcAGCCCACTCAGGGGCATCAGCATGTGCCCAGTGGAAGCAGAGAGCCCAGGAGGGGCAGGTGGAGTCTTTGTCGAAGAGGATAGGATGGTTTTGGGGAGTCCACAGCGTGTCTGTGTTATGAGGGGAGTCTGCTTTCTCACTGGCTCCTCTTACACCCCCTCCAAGTAGCAAGTAAATTGCCCCCAGGACTGAGAACTGTGAGTCACTGATTCTGAATTCTACCTGGAAagtccaacaacaacaacaacaaaagttttTCCTGACCTCCTCCTACCCAGACCTCAGGCTTTGCTCAGGGTGTCTCTTTTCTGCCTTTGACCTGGGGGCACCAGTAGGGGTAGggagatagaaaaaaatgttgaggATGGGCTGTTAGGGCCTTGGGATCAAGATATAAGTGTTAGAAAGTTCCCCGGAAGAGGATGATTGGGTTCTTCTCAAATTCCTAGGCAGTGGAAAATCTGTCTCTTTTATATAAAAGGGTGGAGAAGGTTATATGTCAAATTTGGAGTGGACTGAGCCAGGCTTAGAGCAAACTAGCTCAGGAAAGAATCGAGGACTGTATgttcaagagagaaaagatagtttTTCTCAGGTAGCAGATCCGGGGTGCTAAGTGGGGGAAGACAGGAGGTTGGGAGAAGTTTTAATTCTCCTGGGCAGAAGACTGGGGCAATCAACCCCCAGAAGCACCAGAGTTGCTTTGAAGAGAGCAGTTGGGCGCAGGGAAGGGATTCAGGTGAAACTGGGCAAGGGGCTTGTGCTTTGCCTCTGCAGCCAAAGGGCTGCACAGAAGAGGGGAAAGCCAATTAGGAGACTAGAGGTGGGAAAATAAgggactggggagggggaaaggaagaggggaaaaaagaaaagatggtttAACCCTTGCTGAGCCGCCTTCTTCCTGAGCATTAAGATCCTGGCGAGAGGAAGGGTGTGTGTACGGGGGGGCGGGCggcaggggagcagagaggaggggcgTGTGGGGGGGACAGGAGGAAGGAGTAGTTACATGAtctcagcccccagcccacccatGCGGCTGTCTGTAAATCCGTGGCCCCTTCCTCTTGGCTCCATCAATGGTTCCGTCGGGCGAGGGGCAAGGTCCAGGACAACTGCAGGTCCGGGGTGAGTGGCCTCGCCTTCTCCTCCTGTTCCGCCTCTGGGCCGTTGTCGCCCTCCTCCTCTTGCTCCGGATCTGCCCGCGGCCGCGGACACTgctgtggcggcggcggcggcgactgCTCTTCGGCGTCCCGGTGTCTCCGGGGCGGGGGCTGCTCCGGCTCGTCCTCTGGCTGCTGCTCGCCGTCCGGCGCGGCCGCGACTCCCGGCTTCatgatcctcctcctcctcctcctccttcccggggggccagccctgagcccccgCGCCCGGGCAGCGCTGCCATGCAACCAGAGGCCAGGCAGGCGTAGAGGTGGGGGCGGCTGGGGAGTgagatgagaaaaaatgaaataatactagTAGAATAATAATTCAGTTCTCAAATAATCAGGAAAGAGTGCTtctggaggggtgggggcggAGGAGGGCGGCTGCCAGGTCTTCACGGCAGCTCTGCCCCGGCTACCCCCACCAAGGGCAGCCTCGGCCGGCTGGCTGcgcccccacctccccgcccctccctcctctccgcTGCCTCTGGCTGGCTGGGCTCGCTGTTGCTACCTCTCCTCGCAGATACAACGAGGTAAGGCTTGTTTGCTCTGCCAGctgaaggtggggagggggaaaagaagCAGTGTGGCCGAGGTGGGAGGCAGCCAACACTTGGCTCCGGCTTGGTCCTCGCGACTCCCCAAACCGTATATAAATATATCTCTTATAAAAGGCGAGAGGAAGCAAATCAGATTCCAGGCTGCTGCCAGGTGTTGTCTCGTCTTCCGCCGTTGCTCAGCACCCGCCGCCGTGGCTGCTGCCCCCCTGGCTCAGTTCCCAAAGGGGTGGCGCTGAGAGGGAGGTAGCGGGGCGGCGAGCTGACCGTCCGCGGACTGGAAACAAGGTTCTTGGAGCAGAGAAGGCTCTCAGCTatcgccgccgccgctgctgcatTCAGCACCCCGGGCGAGTGGACAGCTCCCACCCAGACCGCGCGCGTCACCGGAGTGAGGGCCTGACGCAGACGCCGcggagggatggaggagggaaaggggtcGAGAGGAAAAGGGgcgagaggaggagagaggcactgtgagagggaaggggatggggagggaccaagggaaagggaaggaaggagtagAGGGAGGGAtttaggaaggaagggaggagggagcagagtggaggaagagggagaaagtcaagtggggtggaggggagcatTCAGGTACTAACTCGTGCATTTCTCCCTAGTGGAAAGTATCAGTGTAGATAGTACAGTTGTAGAATTTCTTCCCACTGTACATTGTCACCGCCCCCCTCAATGCACAAACACAGAGACTTACCCATGTTAACCAGAGTCCACTTCCCTCCTCACATAAACATTTTAAGCAGGTATCAGTCTGCAAACTTTGGAGGAGATAAAGTACTGTGATTCTGTCACTGACCACTGGGACTTGCTGGAGACTAAGACCCTCAAGACTAGGAACTCACGAGAAGGAAATACTTTGAACAGGGAGGCAGATGCTAGCACCatttttgtcaatttcttcttagaatttaagctccaaaggcagagatggggggggggggagcacgTCCATTTTGATCCCATGTGTGTACGTCAGTGATGGCATATCATAGGTGCttgatacatatttattgaatggattaTGACCACTGTCAACATCATCACAGTCATCATTAGTCCAAGTCATAGACCTCTTTCAACCGTAAGTCATAAGAATCTAGAGCAATATTACAGCTTCATCTTAACCACTATCTCCAGTCTTTCACTGAGGGACTAACAAAAGGTAATTTGAAATGGATTTTAATTTCCTCTCTTATTTCTGCTTCTAACTCCTGTCACCCTACCCTGTCCTTCTCAAGGAGCTGCTAGTGAGCAGAAAACTGTCC
This DNA window, taken from Equus przewalskii isolate Varuska chromosome 5, EquPr2, whole genome shotgun sequence, encodes the following:
- the MARCHF4 gene encoding E3 ubiquitin-protein ligase MARCHF4 isoform X3, with the translated sequence MLMPLSGLLWWWWCCCCCAWYPCGLCAPAPQMLRHQGLLKCRCRMLFNDLKVFLLRRPPPAPLPMHGDPQPPGLAANNNTLPALGAGGWAGWRGPREGVGRETPPLPPPPPLPPSVEDDWGGTATEPPASLFSSASSDDFCKGKAEDRYSLGSSLDSGMRTPLCRICFQGPEQGELLSPCRCDGSVKCTHQPCLIKWISERGCWSCELCYYKYHVIAISTKNPLQWQAISLTVIEKVQIAAAILGSLFLIASISWLIWSTFSPSAKWQRQDLLFQICYGMYGFMDVVCIVACSLWGDRDLDHGGGSNPDTWHSSVSNELGFISHFMYKLCVFV
- the MARCHF4 gene encoding E3 ubiquitin-protein ligase MARCHF4 isoform X2, with the translated sequence MLMPLSGLLWWWWCCCCCAWYPCGLCAPAPQMLRHQGLLKCRCRMLFNDLKVFLLRRPPPAPLPMHGDPQPPGLAANNNTLPALGAGGWAGWRGPREGVGRETPPLPPPPPLPPSVEDDWGGTATEPPASLFSSASSDDFCKGKAEDRYSLGSSLDSGMRTPLCRICFQGPEQGELLSPCRCDGSVKCTHQPCLIKWISERGCWSCELCYYKYHVIAISTKNPLQWQAISLTVIEKVQIAAAILGSLFLIASISWLIWSTFSPSAKWQRQDLLFQICYGMYGFMDVVCIGSTRHSDSQNYQRVTGTSFTERNVGQEHQPPQGRSGLPLQASLPHSMS